One Rhodococcus sp. P1Y DNA window includes the following coding sequences:
- a CDS encoding 2-isopropylmalate synthase: protein MSAFPTISTPAGPAPSDAPSWNRQQRSQMPSHRYRDVFSKVDVPLVDRSWPDRRLTEAPLWVPVDLRDGNQALPEPMNPERKQRFFELMVAMGYKEIEVGYPSASQTDFDFVRLLARTDLAPDDVTVVVFTPARRDLIERTVESVRGISNEVVIHMYTATAPTWRDVVLGRNTDDLRALILSGASDVRELAGDLPNVRFEFSPEVFNLTEPDYVLDICDAVTDLWQATPHRPVILNLPATVEVATPNVYADQIEYMHRNIARRDSVILSVHPHNDRGTGIACAELAVLAGAQRVEGCIFGNGERTGNVDIATLALNLHAQGVDPMIDFSDIDEIRRTVEHCNQLEVHPRHPYVGDLVHTAFSGTHQDAIKKGFAEHQIRAQGEVHPDSVEWRVPYLPIDPADIGRSYDAVIRVNSQSGKGGIAYLLETGYGIELPRRLQIDLARHVQRRTDSVGTELSADQLWLIFREVYAGGKGADDVALTSFDSHESDGRNTTEITVEICGEQWESTHKRVGPVEALIEALAACGRHVDILSLTQTSVHAGSDSEAVTILEVRTAEGSSWVAGVDRSVLTATLDAVIRAANSADRATADL from the coding sequence ATGTCCGCGTTCCCCACCATCTCCACTCCTGCAGGCCCCGCCCCATCCGATGCGCCATCGTGGAACCGGCAACAACGATCTCAAATGCCGTCGCACCGCTATCGTGACGTGTTCAGCAAGGTCGATGTGCCGCTCGTCGACCGGAGTTGGCCCGACAGGAGGCTGACCGAGGCTCCTCTGTGGGTGCCGGTCGATCTCAGGGACGGCAACCAGGCACTTCCCGAACCCATGAATCCCGAACGCAAACAACGGTTCTTCGAACTCATGGTTGCGATGGGTTACAAGGAAATCGAGGTCGGTTACCCCTCCGCCTCGCAGACCGATTTCGATTTCGTGCGCCTACTCGCCCGCACAGACCTCGCACCCGACGACGTCACCGTCGTAGTTTTCACACCCGCGCGCCGCGACCTCATCGAGCGAACCGTCGAGTCCGTGCGCGGCATCAGCAACGAAGTTGTCATCCACATGTACACGGCCACAGCACCGACATGGCGCGATGTTGTCCTCGGACGCAACACCGACGACCTTCGAGCCCTGATACTTTCCGGGGCGTCCGACGTCAGGGAGTTGGCTGGTGACCTACCGAACGTGCGTTTCGAGTTCTCACCAGAAGTATTCAACTTGACCGAGCCCGATTACGTCCTCGACATCTGCGATGCCGTGACCGACCTATGGCAAGCGACTCCGCATCGGCCGGTCATCCTGAACCTCCCGGCGACGGTCGAGGTTGCCACGCCGAACGTGTACGCCGACCAGATCGAGTACATGCACCGGAACATAGCTCGCCGCGACAGTGTGATTCTGTCGGTGCACCCGCACAACGACCGTGGAACCGGAATCGCCTGTGCCGAGCTCGCTGTCCTCGCCGGTGCGCAACGCGTCGAAGGTTGCATCTTCGGCAACGGTGAACGCACCGGCAACGTCGACATTGCGACGCTAGCGCTGAATTTGCATGCCCAAGGGGTTGATCCAATGATCGATTTTTCGGATATCGACGAAATCCGCCGCACCGTCGAACACTGCAACCAGCTCGAAGTCCATCCGCGGCACCCGTACGTCGGAGACCTCGTCCACACTGCCTTCAGTGGGACACACCAGGATGCCATCAAGAAGGGGTTCGCCGAGCACCAGATCCGCGCGCAGGGGGAGGTACATCCCGACTCTGTGGAGTGGCGTGTTCCCTATCTGCCCATCGACCCAGCGGACATCGGCCGCTCCTACGACGCGGTCATTCGTGTGAACTCTCAATCGGGTAAAGGTGGGATCGCTTACCTCCTGGAAACCGGCTACGGGATCGAACTCCCACGTCGGCTGCAGATCGACCTCGCCCGGCACGTTCAACGCCGCACGGACTCGGTGGGCACCGAGCTCTCGGCCGACCAGCTATGGCTTATCTTCCGGGAGGTATATGCCGGCGGAAAAGGTGCCGACGATGTTGCTTTGACCAGCTTCGATTCGCACGAAAGTGACGGCCGGAATACGACTGAAATCACGGTTGAGATCTGCGGCGAACAGTGGGAGAGCACCCACAAGAGAGTCGGACCGGTGGAGGCGCTCATCGAAGCGCTGGCAGCTTGTGGGCGTCACGTCGACATTCTGAGTTTGACCCAGACCAGCGTTCATGCCGGCAGCGACAGTGAGGCGGTGACAATTCTGGAGGTCCGTACCGCCGAGGGGTCCAGTTGGGTTGCGGGAGTTGATCGCTCTGTTCTGACAGCCACGCTCGATGCCGTCATTCGCGCCGCCAACTCGGCGGACCGCGCTACTGCTGATCTATGA
- a CDS encoding DapH/DapD/GlmU-related protein, with amino-acid sequence MITIGDDTRIGPGAQLMTALHPVDDHRRRREGWERAHPITVGDNVWLGAAVTVGAGVTIGRNSVIGAGSVVLHDIPDHVVAAGSPAAILRSTPKE; translated from the coding sequence GTGATCACAATCGGAGATGACACTCGCATCGGACCCGGCGCACAGTTGATGACGGCCCTCCACCCCGTCGACGACCACCGGCGACGGCGGGAGGGGTGGGAACGAGCTCATCCGATAACCGTCGGCGACAACGTATGGCTCGGCGCCGCAGTGACCGTCGGAGCAGGGGTCACGATCGGACGCAACTCCGTCATTGGCGCCGGAAGTGTAGTTCTGCATGACATCCCGGATCACGTAGTCGCCGCAGGCTCCCCCGCGGCAATACTTCGGAGCACACCAAAGGAATAG
- a CDS encoding xanthine dehydrogenase family protein molybdopterin-binding subunit: MTRVSRRTFLTSLLLAPTLTMAVSQKATAAPAEMDLGDVLVMAGRPTEHLLVVIDVRADGTVGLELPRAEVGQGLTTSLAMLVADELDIPVDAVRATLADARPELLFNQMTGSSNSVRSMYWPVRHAAAAVRARLIAAAAVRWAVFPDSITLSGGVVEAADGRSAGIGDFAVAAADPLLKIVPSQPKSTDQLRLVGTPTRRSDARAMITGSTRYALDLDIPGALPVVVRRPPSIGGTVTDVDEDALRAMPGVVDVAVVPTGVAVMAETFGQAIDAASAAVVTWAPGPVDAENDETIRARLRDAVEPFTTTGELEAGFDFAFVSHAAMETNSAVADVRSDSAEIWGSMQTPIVAKQVIAGVLGLPVSKVSVHVVNAGGSFGRRLFFDAPLEAARISRAMGRPVRLMWTRVDDMRHGRARAASHHRFLVRTDGQKVASFEHRIFSVATDFSHGFGEILTASGSSSSGRSVFSQTVVTPYSFGEVIESLREVPLPMNTGSWRSVFSATSRGAAEVVVDRIAAKLGIDPVQFRRAHLGDARHRAVLDAAARESGWGAPMPDGWARGVGFHAEYRSCTACVVDMDATDPKRPRVRRAVIAVDVGKAINPSGLEAQMQGGLTDAISTTLTAGLHIDAGLPLEGSFSQFHFARQRDSPPEVRVIVIDSSDDPGGAGELGVPSAVGAIANAYERATGSVVASFPISFDIDFEPFPR, encoded by the coding sequence ATGACGCGGGTGAGCAGGCGGACGTTCCTGACGTCCCTGCTGCTGGCGCCCACTCTGACAATGGCGGTGTCGCAGAAGGCCACGGCTGCTCCGGCAGAAATGGACCTCGGGGACGTGCTCGTCATGGCCGGCAGGCCGACCGAGCATCTGTTGGTCGTCATCGACGTGCGCGCCGACGGCACGGTCGGCCTGGAGCTTCCGAGGGCCGAGGTGGGTCAGGGGCTGACTACTTCCCTTGCCATGCTCGTCGCCGACGAACTCGACATCCCGGTCGACGCTGTCCGCGCCACTCTTGCCGACGCCCGGCCCGAACTGTTGTTCAATCAGATGACGGGCAGTTCGAACTCCGTCCGCTCGATGTATTGGCCCGTTCGGCACGCTGCGGCCGCTGTTCGTGCCCGGCTGATCGCTGCCGCCGCGGTGCGGTGGGCCGTGTTTCCGGACTCGATCACCCTCTCGGGAGGTGTCGTCGAGGCTGCCGACGGTCGCTCGGCGGGCATCGGCGACTTCGCCGTCGCGGCGGCTGATCCACTCCTGAAAATCGTCCCTTCGCAGCCGAAATCCACCGACCAGCTACGTCTGGTCGGCACGCCAACTCGCCGCTCGGACGCACGTGCCATGATCACCGGGTCGACTCGATACGCACTCGACCTCGACATTCCTGGGGCGCTGCCGGTTGTCGTCCGTCGACCGCCCTCGATCGGCGGCACGGTGACCGACGTCGACGAGGATGCGCTACGAGCGATGCCAGGCGTGGTCGATGTAGCCGTCGTCCCGACGGGTGTTGCCGTGATGGCCGAGACGTTCGGTCAGGCAATCGATGCCGCGAGCGCTGCGGTGGTCACCTGGGCGCCGGGTCCGGTGGACGCGGAGAACGACGAGACCATTCGTGCGCGTCTGCGCGACGCCGTCGAACCCTTCACTACCACCGGTGAACTCGAGGCCGGATTCGATTTCGCGTTCGTATCCCACGCCGCCATGGAGACCAATTCTGCTGTTGCAGATGTTCGTTCGGACTCTGCCGAGATCTGGGGATCGATGCAGACTCCCATCGTCGCGAAGCAGGTCATTGCGGGGGTACTCGGGTTGCCCGTCTCGAAGGTCTCCGTCCACGTCGTCAACGCTGGAGGGTCGTTCGGGCGACGCCTGTTCTTCGATGCGCCGCTCGAGGCTGCGAGAATCTCTCGAGCGATGGGTCGACCGGTTCGGCTGATGTGGACACGGGTGGACGACATGCGCCACGGCCGCGCCCGTGCCGCGTCGCATCATCGCTTCCTGGTGCGGACCGACGGACAGAAGGTCGCGTCATTCGAGCATCGAATCTTCTCGGTGGCAACGGATTTCTCCCACGGGTTCGGTGAGATTCTCACGGCGTCGGGATCGAGTTCGTCAGGGCGTTCGGTGTTCTCGCAGACGGTGGTGACGCCGTATTCCTTCGGGGAGGTGATCGAGTCCCTTCGGGAAGTGCCTCTGCCCATGAACACCGGAAGTTGGCGCTCGGTGTTCTCGGCCACCAGCCGCGGCGCCGCAGAGGTCGTGGTCGACCGGATTGCGGCGAAGCTGGGGATCGATCCTGTCCAGTTCAGGAGGGCGCACCTGGGTGACGCGCGCCATCGCGCGGTTCTCGACGCAGCAGCGCGTGAGAGTGGCTGGGGTGCGCCGATGCCCGATGGATGGGCGCGCGGGGTCGGCTTCCATGCCGAGTACCGCTCGTGCACTGCGTGTGTGGTGGATATGGACGCCACCGACCCGAAACGGCCGCGGGTTCGGCGCGCGGTGATTGCGGTCGACGTCGGGAAGGCGATCAATCCGTCTGGACTCGAGGCACAAATGCAGGGCGGCCTCACCGACGCCATATCGACGACCTTGACAGCCGGCCTCCACATCGATGCAGGTCTTCCACTGGAAGGCAGCTTCTCTCAGTTCCACTTTGCGCGGCAACGTGATTCGCCCCCTGAGGTTCGCGTGATCGTCATCGACAGCTCGGACGACCCCGGTGGTGCGGGGGAGCTCGGTGTTCCCTCCGCGGTCGGTGCCATCGCCAACGCGTACGAACGGGCAACGGGTAGCGTCGTCGCTTCTTTCCCTATTTCCTTCGACATCGATTTCGAGCCGTTCCCGCGATGA
- a CDS encoding VOC family protein — protein sequence MADAVVTGLRVVAIPVTDQDRAIDFYGDVLGFEKTMDGVIDEMSTRWVEMTPPGSPVSIALVPAYEGFTAARDTGIRFTTPDAAALHARIRAAGGHADELLQWEGIPPMFDFFDPDGNTLYAMQ from the coding sequence ATGGCTGATGCAGTGGTGACTGGCCTACGGGTGGTTGCAATTCCGGTAACGGATCAGGACCGAGCGATCGACTTCTACGGCGACGTACTCGGATTCGAGAAGACAATGGACGGCGTCATCGACGAGATGTCGACCAGATGGGTCGAGATGACACCACCGGGCTCACCGGTGTCGATAGCACTCGTTCCCGCATACGAGGGCTTCACCGCCGCCCGCGACACCGGCATTCGTTTCACGACTCCCGATGCGGCTGCGTTGCACGCCAGAATTCGAGCCGCGGGTGGACATGCGGACGAACTCCTGCAGTGGGAGGGAATTCCGCCGATGTTCGATTTCTTCGACCCCGACGGCAACACCCTCTACGCGATGCAGTGA
- a CDS encoding FadR/GntR family transcriptional regulator, with the protein MDPVVRESLADQAANRLWARIKSGEWPVGTKLPGETTLAPQLGVGRSTMREATRQLAGRGILVARQGSGVFVHSVDEAGAEWDLVLKRADIDAVLEARLAVEGEAAELAATRRTPADIKAIQSALRLRAKRRSEISELVDADIAFHRSIVSASHNEVLQGLFDTMTPRLRSAMAEMLNMAKDFGDDHDHAIHAHVVEAICARDADRARSLTRAHLRDLMGAMRSST; encoded by the coding sequence ATGGACCCGGTCGTACGTGAATCGCTCGCCGATCAGGCAGCCAATCGTCTATGGGCGAGAATCAAATCCGGTGAATGGCCCGTCGGCACGAAGCTCCCCGGCGAGACCACGTTGGCCCCACAGCTCGGCGTTGGCCGGTCGACGATGCGCGAAGCGACCCGGCAACTCGCCGGCCGGGGCATACTGGTTGCGCGGCAAGGGTCGGGGGTGTTCGTACATTCGGTCGACGAGGCCGGAGCCGAATGGGATCTAGTACTCAAACGAGCAGATATCGACGCAGTTCTCGAAGCCCGCTTAGCTGTCGAGGGGGAGGCCGCCGAGCTCGCAGCGACTCGCCGGACCCCCGCTGATATCAAGGCGATTCAGAGCGCACTGCGGCTTCGCGCCAAGCGGCGCTCCGAGATCTCCGAATTGGTCGACGCGGACATAGCTTTTCATCGAAGCATCGTCTCAGCGTCTCACAATGAGGTACTACAGGGCCTCTTCGACACCATGACACCTCGGTTGCGGAGCGCGATGGCCGAAATGCTGAATATGGCCAAGGATTTCGGTGATGATCACGACCACGCAATTCACGCGCACGTGGTTGAGGCGATCTGCGCGCGGGACGCGGACCGGGCGCGGTCTCTGACACGAGCCCACCTTCGCGACTTGATGGGCGCTATGCGGTCGTCCACGTGA
- a CDS encoding MSMEG_1061 family FMN-dependent PPOX-type flavoprotein: MSELRDAAFGSIIDSASQLEDLVGEPSELVRTKVGNVVTPAVRAYLDEARFMLFATSDADGNCDVSPRGDARGALLHLDERTFVIGDRPGNRRVDNFRNVLANPHVGLLFVVPGVSHTLRVNGRATLTVAPEILDRLEGAEARPKLAVLVEVDQIFAHCPKAFQRSGLWDAEQWVDPESVPSSRDMTAELKEAKTATV; the protein is encoded by the coding sequence ATGTCGGAACTTCGTGACGCCGCATTCGGGTCCATCATCGACTCTGCGTCACAGCTGGAGGATCTCGTAGGAGAGCCGTCCGAGCTGGTGCGCACCAAGGTGGGAAACGTGGTGACCCCAGCCGTCCGTGCCTATCTGGACGAGGCCCGCTTCATGCTCTTCGCGACGTCGGACGCCGACGGGAACTGCGATGTAAGCCCGCGGGGTGACGCGCGAGGGGCGTTGCTTCATCTGGACGAGCGGACGTTCGTCATCGGGGATCGACCGGGAAACCGCCGCGTGGACAACTTCCGGAACGTGCTGGCCAACCCACACGTCGGGCTGCTGTTCGTCGTACCGGGCGTCTCACACACGCTGCGCGTCAACGGCCGCGCGACGCTTACCGTCGCGCCCGAGATTCTCGACCGTCTCGAAGGGGCAGAAGCCCGACCGAAGTTGGCGGTCCTCGTCGAGGTCGACCAGATCTTCGCCCACTGCCCAAAGGCTTTTCAGCGGTCCGGCTTGTGGGATGCAGAGCAGTGGGTGGATCCCGAGTCGGTTCCCAGTTCGCGTGACATGACGGCCGAATTGAAGGAAGCCAAGACCGCTACGGTGTGA
- a CDS encoding (2Fe-2S)-binding protein produces MHEFTVNGSRVSVDAPDDLALLWALRDKLGVRGPKYGCGIGVCHACTSHLDGEEILPCITPVAEVDGREVTTIEGLADGDTLHPVQQAWLEEDVAQCGYCQPGQIMAAVALLKRTSEPTDAEIDRIENVCRCGTYFRIRKAIKRAAELSRENETG; encoded by the coding sequence ATGCACGAATTCACGGTGAACGGTTCCCGTGTGTCGGTCGACGCACCGGACGACCTCGCGCTGCTGTGGGCGCTGCGAGACAAACTCGGCGTTCGGGGGCCGAAGTACGGCTGCGGGATCGGGGTATGCCACGCCTGCACGAGCCACCTCGACGGGGAGGAGATCCTGCCCTGCATCACCCCTGTTGCCGAGGTCGACGGGCGAGAAGTCACCACCATCGAAGGCCTGGCCGACGGCGACACCCTCCACCCCGTCCAGCAGGCATGGCTCGAGGAGGACGTGGCGCAGTGCGGGTACTGCCAGCCCGGGCAGATCATGGCCGCGGTTGCGCTGCTGAAGCGGACCTCGGAACCGACCGACGCGGAGATCGATCGAATCGAGAACGTGTGCCGCTGCGGTACGTACTTCCGTATCCGAAAGGCGATCAAGCGGGCAGCGGAGTTGTCCCGCGAGAATGAGACCGGATAG
- a CDS encoding pirin family protein produces MPAVSVDNILALPRIPAPDATAVARPVKSVTTAPTGFEGEGFPVRRAFAGIDLSSLDPFIHMDQMGEVDYAPGEPKGTPWHPHRGFETVTYMIDGIMDHRDSAGGGGSITGGDTQWMTAGSGLLHIEAPPEHLVVSGGLFHGVQLWVNLPRSNKMATPRYQDITGNKVALLTSGDGGALVRVIAGEIAGHQGPGSTYTPIALTHITVAPGAALSLPWNREFNALVYVLSGSGTVGPDRRPIRMGQTALLGRGDTIDVSATDALDVFVLGGKPIREPVAMAGPFVMNTKAEVVQAFEDFQAGRLGSVPPAPVRGR; encoded by the coding sequence ATGCCCGCCGTATCGGTCGACAACATCCTTGCGCTCCCCCGCATCCCCGCCCCTGACGCCACCGCGGTGGCCCGGCCGGTCAAGTCCGTCACCACAGCCCCCACAGGGTTCGAGGGTGAGGGATTCCCGGTTCGTCGGGCGTTCGCAGGTATCGACCTTTCTTCGCTCGATCCGTTCATTCACATGGACCAGATGGGCGAGGTGGATTACGCACCCGGCGAGCCGAAGGGAACGCCGTGGCACCCGCACCGCGGATTCGAGACGGTGACGTACATGATCGACGGGATCATGGACCACAGGGATTCCGCCGGCGGTGGTGGCAGCATCACGGGCGGTGACACGCAGTGGATGACAGCGGGGTCGGGGCTTCTGCACATCGAAGCTCCGCCGGAGCACCTGGTCGTGTCGGGCGGACTGTTCCACGGTGTCCAGCTGTGGGTGAACCTTCCGCGCAGCAACAAGATGGCGACGCCTCGCTACCAGGACATCACCGGGAACAAGGTCGCGCTGCTCACCAGTGGTGACGGCGGCGCACTCGTGCGTGTCATCGCGGGCGAGATCGCAGGCCATCAGGGTCCGGGCTCGACCTACACACCCATTGCGTTGACCCATATCACCGTCGCCCCGGGGGCAGCGCTGTCGCTTCCGTGGAATCGCGAGTTCAACGCCCTGGTCTACGTGCTGTCCGGGTCGGGAACCGTAGGCCCCGATCGCAGGCCCATCCGCATGGGACAGACCGCACTGCTCGGACGCGGAGACACGATCGACGTGTCGGCGACGGACGCACTCGACGTGTTCGTGCTCGGCGGAAAGCCCATCCGCGAACCCGTCGCGATGGCAGGACCGTTCGTCATGAACACCAAAGCCGAGGTCGTCCAGGCGTTCGAGGACTTCCAGGCCGGGCGTCTGGGGTCGGTGCCTCCGGCACCCGTGCGCGGAAGATAA
- a CDS encoding GtrA family protein, whose product MSSSVETRSVAHCGPRLKARFLGESATAQFVRFVAVGVSSNVLYAGLFVALATLGSFTANIVGIAASTVLANELHRRHTFHAAARVGWFETQWEAGGLALVGIALGTAALAAVHVLFPGSSSIVQIVAVIAVSAATGALRFLALRGWVF is encoded by the coding sequence ATGAGCAGTTCGGTGGAGACACGGTCCGTCGCTCACTGCGGCCCCCGGCTGAAGGCTCGTTTTCTCGGTGAGTCGGCCACTGCCCAATTCGTTCGCTTCGTCGCTGTCGGCGTATCCAGCAACGTCCTCTACGCGGGACTGTTCGTCGCCCTCGCTACGCTCGGTTCGTTCACGGCCAATATCGTCGGCATCGCAGCCAGTACGGTTCTCGCCAACGAACTCCATCGTCGTCACACCTTTCACGCCGCAGCGCGTGTCGGCTGGTTCGAGACTCAGTGGGAAGCCGGCGGTCTCGCACTCGTCGGAATCGCCCTCGGCACGGCCGCCTTGGCAGCAGTCCACGTCCTGTTTCCCGGTTCGTCCTCGATCGTCCAGATCGTCGCCGTCATCGCGGTCAGCGCCGCCACCGGGGCTCTGAGATTCCTCGCTTTGCGAGGCTGGGTGTTCTGA
- a CDS encoding transposase, producing the protein MSGVAYGPVSVTVDVLTTDPGDPSTGTEWEIIEEATIKVSTPFRVLTLDGEVAQDFTVLSLPKGLNTFRVSARGRDVSPGLTATEPTESYLVQVWKAAQPAALRRLHKTDTVWNDDITVHKVRNWWDPDPAGDATLYIKYGYEQMATWAKQKAIDWGGRPPTDKLEHTAYAKQFAFHDRMLVDALARARAPKLRKIAAWAARRAYTLAGVADIDWIRAGLEAFENDTPLPAPFDDRHSTKVWDAFDADTRIQLWATSNSGERAPTAALASVNSLTDASWTEPLPALFKVLRTLLQVLERVHAPDQVQDLDYVGLIGDVRREFFPKLAPADRYERWIGHTIDDVLQPNAGK; encoded by the coding sequence ATGTCGGGTGTCGCATACGGTCCGGTGTCAGTCACGGTCGACGTGCTCACCACCGATCCCGGTGACCCCAGCACAGGTACCGAATGGGAAATCATCGAAGAAGCCACCATCAAGGTGAGCACACCGTTCCGAGTTCTCACCCTCGATGGCGAAGTTGCACAAGATTTTACGGTCCTGTCGCTCCCCAAGGGCCTCAATACTTTTCGGGTCAGCGCACGAGGTCGCGATGTGAGCCCGGGCCTGACCGCCACCGAGCCCACCGAGTCGTACCTCGTGCAGGTTTGGAAGGCCGCCCAGCCCGCCGCTCTGCGGCGACTCCACAAGACCGACACGGTGTGGAACGACGACATCACCGTCCACAAGGTCAGAAACTGGTGGGACCCCGATCCCGCCGGGGATGCGACCCTGTACATCAAGTACGGCTACGAGCAGATGGCGACGTGGGCCAAACAGAAGGCCATCGATTGGGGTGGGCGACCGCCCACCGACAAACTCGAACACACTGCCTATGCAAAACAGTTCGCATTTCACGACAGAATGCTCGTCGACGCACTGGCGCGCGCCCGCGCACCGAAACTTCGCAAGATTGCTGCGTGGGCTGCGCGCCGGGCTTACACGCTGGCCGGTGTCGCAGACATCGATTGGATTCGCGCCGGACTCGAGGCGTTCGAGAACGACACCCCGCTTCCGGCGCCGTTCGACGACCGGCACAGCACCAAAGTGTGGGACGCTTTCGACGCCGACACCCGTATCCAGCTGTGGGCAACTTCGAACAGTGGCGAGCGGGCTCCGACGGCCGCACTGGCATCGGTCAATTCGCTGACAGACGCCAGCTGGACCGAGCCGCTTCCAGCTCTGTTCAAAGTCCTGCGGACACTGCTGCAGGTGCTGGAAAGGGTCCACGCCCCAGACCAGGTGCAGGACCTCGACTATGTGGGGCTCATCGGTGACGTGCGTCGAGAGTTCTTCCCCAAACTGGCCCCTGCCGATCGATACGAACGCTGGATCGGTCACACGATCGATGATGTCCTGCAACCGAATGCCGGGAAATGA
- a CDS encoding mycofactocin-coupled SDR family oxidoreductase, with translation MTSRFEGKVAFITGAARGQGRAEAIRLASEGADIIAVDICGEFDSTHYDGATPADLAETVAAVEGLDRRIVASQTDIRDFDALDTALRDGVAQLGRLDVVIANAGICSAAMSWETTPEQWKETLDVNLTGTFFTAKAAVPILLEQGTGGSIVFTSSVAGLRGLPFLGAYAASKHGIVGLCRTMANELGQYNIRVNTVHPHGVETGMQPAEMMTLIGEHGATLGPIFMGSLPDPVSQPEDIAAAVAWLASDEARHVTGIQLPVDLGTLTR, from the coding sequence ATGACTTCACGGTTCGAGGGCAAAGTCGCATTCATCACCGGAGCAGCGCGGGGGCAGGGACGCGCCGAGGCAATCCGACTCGCGTCCGAGGGCGCCGACATCATCGCGGTCGACATCTGCGGCGAGTTCGACTCCACGCACTACGACGGCGCGACGCCTGCCGACCTGGCGGAGACCGTGGCCGCCGTCGAAGGCCTCGATCGACGCATCGTCGCATCGCAGACCGACATCCGTGACTTCGACGCCCTCGACACCGCCCTGCGCGACGGCGTCGCCCAGCTGGGACGCCTCGACGTCGTCATCGCCAACGCAGGCATCTGTTCGGCTGCGATGTCCTGGGAGACCACCCCCGAGCAGTGGAAGGAGACCCTCGACGTCAACCTCACCGGAACGTTCTTCACGGCGAAGGCAGCGGTGCCGATTCTTCTCGAACAGGGCACCGGCGGGTCCATCGTCTTCACCAGCTCGGTTGCCGGGTTGCGCGGACTCCCGTTCCTCGGTGCCTACGCCGCGAGCAAGCACGGCATCGTCGGCCTGTGCAGGACGATGGCCAACGAGCTCGGCCAATACAACATTCGTGTCAACACCGTTCATCCGCACGGCGTCGAGACCGGGATGCAGCCGGCGGAAATGATGACGCTCATCGGTGAACACGGCGCAACCCTCGGCCCGATCTTCATGGGTTCACTGCCCGACCCGGTGAGTCAGCCCGAGGACATCGCCGCGGCCGTGGCATGGCTCGCCTCCGACGAGGCGCGTCACGTCACCGGCATTCAACTACCAGTGGACCTCGGCACGCTCACCCGCTGA
- a CDS encoding maltose acetyltransferase domain-containing protein produces MSEAVRALERGEWYLDDDELRRRRRRCSEQLDAFNAVPAVDDAGRAGILAEMLGASVTTPSSCRGFSAATATTFGSELDRSSTPTRSSWTTP; encoded by the coding sequence ATGTCTGAAGCGGTCCGCGCATTGGAACGCGGCGAGTGGTACCTCGACGACGACGAACTTCGACGACGACGTCGACGCTGCTCCGAACAACTCGACGCGTTCAACGCTGTGCCCGCTGTAGACGACGCAGGACGCGCCGGAATCCTGGCGGAGATGCTCGGCGCTTCGGTGACGACGCCGTCGTCGTGCCGCGGTTTCAGTGCAGCTACGGCTACAACGTTCGGCTCGGAGCTCGATCGTTCGTCAACGCCAACGCGTTCTTCATGGACGACGCCGTGA